A section of the Subtercola frigoramans genome encodes:
- a CDS encoding dihydrolipoamide acetyltransferase family protein, which translates to MSESLFHLPDVGEGLTEAEIVSWRVKPGDTIEINQVIVEIETAKSLVELPSPYEGVVRELLVLEGTTVEVGAPIIRVFGTDAGSVGPAAGAPEVSATVAPVPASAVDADVAQSVSDAASTVSNDEAPGAVLVGYGTKGHVSSRRRPRGVSGAGNAVGGGAPVGGSPASTGPRPPATAGAASPAPSAAAASATAATPVATRPVGHSSPAITGLPVIAKPPIRKLAKDLDVILTEVTPTGPIGDITRDDVIRHASQAKVFHNIETPQWADEREERIPVKGVRKHIAKSMVASAFTAPHVSLFVDVDATRTMEFVKRLKTSADFAGVKVSPLLIIAKAIIWAVRRNPMVNSAWTDKEIIVRNYVNLGVAAATPRGLLVPNVKEAQSMTLLQLAGALESLTLTAREGRTSPADMADGTITITNIGVFGMDTGTPILNPGEVAIIALGTIKQRPWVVDGEVRPRFVTTLGASFDHRVVDGDVASRFLADVAAIVEEPALLLD; encoded by the coding sequence ATGAGTGAATCCCTGTTTCATCTGCCCGACGTCGGTGAGGGCCTGACCGAGGCCGAAATCGTGTCGTGGCGCGTGAAACCGGGCGACACCATCGAGATCAACCAGGTGATCGTCGAGATCGAGACGGCGAAGTCGCTCGTAGAGCTGCCGTCACCGTACGAGGGTGTCGTGCGTGAACTGCTGGTGCTCGAGGGCACCACCGTCGAGGTTGGCGCGCCGATCATCCGTGTCTTCGGCACTGATGCTGGGTCGGTGGGGCCAGCAGCAGGTGCTCCGGAAGTTTCGGCCACTGTGGCACCGGTCCCAGCGTCGGCCGTCGATGCCGATGTTGCACAATCAGTCTCAGACGCCGCATCGACGGTGTCGAACGACGAGGCGCCAGGTGCTGTGCTGGTGGGGTACGGCACGAAAGGTCACGTTTCGAGCAGGCGCCGGCCGCGCGGGGTGAGTGGTGCGGGCAATGCTGTGGGAGGTGGTGCCCCTGTCGGCGGGAGTCCGGCATCGACCGGGCCCCGGCCACCTGCGACGGCCGGGGCCGCTTCGCCCGCGCCCTCCGCAGCCGCGGCTTCAGCGACGGCGGCCACCCCGGTCGCGACGAGGCCGGTCGGTCACTCCTCGCCCGCAATCACCGGGCTGCCGGTCATTGCGAAGCCGCCGATCCGCAAGCTGGCCAAGGATCTCGATGTCATCCTGACCGAGGTGACGCCGACGGGCCCGATCGGCGACATCACGCGCGACGACGTGATTCGCCACGCCTCGCAGGCGAAGGTGTTCCACAACATCGAGACTCCACAGTGGGCAGACGAACGCGAGGAGCGTATTCCCGTCAAGGGAGTGCGCAAGCACATTGCGAAGTCCATGGTGGCGAGCGCGTTCACCGCGCCGCACGTCAGCCTGTTCGTCGACGTCGATGCGACGCGCACCATGGAGTTCGTGAAGCGGTTGAAGACGTCGGCCGACTTCGCCGGAGTCAAGGTCTCGCCGCTGCTCATCATCGCCAAGGCGATCATCTGGGCTGTGCGTCGCAACCCGATGGTGAATTCGGCGTGGACCGACAAAGAGATCATCGTTCGCAACTACGTGAACCTGGGGGTCGCCGCGGCCACGCCACGCGGACTGCTGGTACCGAATGTCAAAGAGGCCCAGTCGATGACGCTGCTCCAGCTCGCTGGTGCGCTCGAGAGTCTCACACTAACGGCACGCGAGGGGCGGACCAGCCCTGCCGACATGGCTGACGGCACCATCACCATCACGAACATCGGTGTGTTCGGTATGGACACCGGCACGCCGATCCTGAACCCCGGGGAGGTGGCGATCATCGCCCTCGGAACCATCAAGCAGCGGCCGTGGGTCGTCGACGGCGAAGTGCGCCCCCGGTTCGTGACGACCCTCGGGGCGAGTTTCGACCACCGAGTGGTCGACGGAGACGTGGCGAGCAGGTTCCTGGCCGATGTGGCAGCGATCGTGGAGGAGCCGGCGCTCCTGCTCGACTGA
- a CDS encoding metal ABC transporter solute-binding protein, Zn/Mn family produces the protein MSRTRSDPRSSAPLLRLVGVLAAAASVALLSGCASSAAAPTGSGAVAGGSSTISIVASTDVYGDIAAQIGGAAVTVTSIITDPSKDPHEFTADAQNQLAVSKADIVVENGGGYDDFLDAMVASARNPDVVVLNAAAISGKDQQPANGSFNEHLWYDIPTISKLADELVVRMTALAPADSATFSANATEFSQKLAALEATEVQLKGSYAGTLVAITEPVPLYMLDAIGLVNVTPEKFSAAVEGGTDAAPDVVAETEALFTTGGVKLFVYNSQTVGPQTDAVRASAIAAGASTVPVTETLPVGSTYAGWMADTLAALSTALAR, from the coding sequence ATGAGCCGCACCCGTTCTGATCCGCGCTCTTCGGCGCCCCTGCTGCGCCTGGTAGGGGTGCTCGCTGCAGCTGCATCGGTCGCTCTCCTCTCCGGGTGCGCCAGCAGTGCGGCAGCGCCCACTGGCTCCGGCGCGGTGGCGGGCGGCAGTTCGACGATCTCCATCGTCGCGTCGACAGATGTCTACGGTGACATCGCCGCCCAGATCGGCGGCGCTGCCGTCACGGTGACGTCGATCATCACCGACCCGTCGAAAGACCCGCACGAGTTCACCGCCGACGCGCAGAACCAGCTCGCGGTCTCCAAGGCCGACATCGTCGTCGAGAACGGCGGTGGCTACGACGACTTTCTCGATGCCATGGTGGCCAGCGCCAGGAATCCCGACGTGGTGGTGCTGAACGCGGCGGCCATCTCGGGCAAAGACCAACAGCCCGCGAACGGGTCGTTCAACGAGCACCTCTGGTACGACATTCCGACCATCTCGAAGCTCGCCGATGAGCTGGTCGTCCGGATGACCGCCCTTGCGCCGGCCGATTCCGCCACGTTCTCGGCGAACGCCACGGAGTTCAGCCAGAAGCTCGCCGCCCTCGAAGCAACGGAGGTGCAGCTGAAGGGCAGCTATGCCGGCACCCTTGTCGCCATCACTGAGCCGGTGCCGTTGTACATGCTCGACGCGATCGGCCTGGTGAATGTCACGCCAGAGAAGTTCAGCGCGGCAGTCGAGGGTGGCACGGATGCTGCACCCGACGTCGTCGCCGAAACCGAGGCTCTCTTCACGACGGGCGGCGTGAAGTTGTTCGTCTACAACTCGCAGACCGTCGGCCCGCAGACCGATGCGGTGCGGGCATCTGCCATCGCAGCCGGGGCATCGACGGTGCCCGTCACCGAAACGCTGCCAGTCGGCTCGACGTACGCCGGGTGGATGGCCGATACCCTTGCTGCCCTCTCAACGGCGCTTGCCAGGTAG
- a CDS encoding metal ABC transporter ATP-binding protein — protein MRDWSAGHPVVLSLHNAGLTFGGRTLWSGLDLDVRAGEFIAVIGSNGSGKTSLLKVILGQQRLSEGEASFLGEPIRRGDRQIGYVPQQRLADDGTPLRARDLVALGLTGHRYGLPLPSRRRREAVDAILASVGASSYANVPVSTLSGGEQQRLRIGQSLAGDPRLLLCDEPLLSLDLKYQRAVSELIDTQRRERNLGVLFVTHDINPVLDMVDRVLYLAGGAFRIGTPDEVLRSSVLSELYGSPVDVFRSHGRVVVVGTPDGAHSHDGGDLSHHSNEHARGASHARGTDQTQSGQYPAVGGAGDSSAQGESPFGVRS, from the coding sequence ATGCGCGACTGGTCAGCCGGGCATCCGGTAGTACTGAGCCTGCACAATGCCGGGCTGACTTTCGGGGGTCGCACACTGTGGAGCGGTCTCGACCTCGACGTGAGGGCCGGGGAGTTCATCGCGGTGATCGGTTCGAACGGTTCCGGTAAGACGAGCCTGCTCAAGGTCATTCTCGGCCAACAGCGCCTCAGCGAGGGTGAAGCATCGTTCCTGGGTGAACCGATTCGTCGCGGCGACCGTCAGATCGGCTATGTGCCGCAGCAGCGACTGGCCGATGACGGCACGCCGCTCCGGGCGAGGGACCTGGTTGCCCTGGGTCTCACTGGGCATCGCTACGGTCTGCCGCTGCCCTCGCGGCGGCGCCGTGAGGCCGTCGACGCGATTCTGGCGTCGGTCGGTGCTTCTTCGTATGCGAACGTGCCGGTATCCACCCTGTCGGGCGGCGAGCAGCAACGCCTGAGGATCGGCCAGTCGCTGGCGGGCGACCCGCGCCTGTTGCTCTGCGATGAGCCACTTCTCTCGCTCGACCTGAAGTACCAGCGAGCGGTGAGTGAGCTCATCGACACGCAGCGCCGGGAGCGGAACCTCGGTGTTCTCTTCGTGACGCACGACATCAATCCCGTGCTCGACATGGTCGACCGCGTTCTGTACCTGGCCGGGGGTGCCTTCCGGATCGGGACCCCCGACGAGGTGCTGCGCTCGTCGGTGCTCTCGGAGCTCTACGGATCGCCCGTGGACGTGTTCCGCTCGCACGGCCGGGTCGTTGTGGTGGGCACACCCGACGGAGCGCACAGCCACGACGGCGGAGACCTGTCCCACCACAGCAACGAGCACGCCCGAGGCGCCAGCCACGCCCGGGGCACCGACCAGACCCAGTCGGGACAGTACCCGGCTGTCGGCGGAGCGGGCGACTCTTCCGCACAAGGCGAGAGCCCGTTCGGAGTGCGATCATGA